A region of Desulfovibrio sp. TomC DNA encodes the following proteins:
- a CDS encoding Fe-S-containing hydro-lyase: MAEYHLTTPLTDADVEPLVSGDVVYITGTIYTARDAAHKRLVETLDAGKALPFDLKGALIYYVGPSPAPPGRPIGSAGPTTSYRMDTFAPRLHSLGLKGTIGKGKRSDEVKAALAEHKAVYLGATGGAGALLSQRITAAKVIAYEELGPEAIRELTVKDFPLLVINDCHGGELYVKPNLG; this comes from the coding sequence ATGGCCGAGTACCATCTGACGACGCCCCTGACCGACGCCGACGTCGAGCCGCTCGTGTCCGGCGACGTGGTCTACATCACCGGCACCATCTACACCGCCCGCGATGCCGCCCACAAACGGCTTGTTGAGACCTTGGACGCAGGAAAAGCCCTCCCCTTTGACCTCAAAGGCGCGCTGATCTACTATGTCGGGCCTTCTCCCGCACCTCCGGGACGCCCCATCGGTTCGGCCGGCCCGACCACCAGCTACCGCATGGACACCTTTGCCCCGCGGCTGCATTCCCTGGGACTCAAGGGAACCATCGGCAAGGGCAAGCGCAGCGATGAGGTCAAGGCGGCCCTGGCCGAACATAAGGCCGTGTACCTGGGGGCCACCGGTGGAGCAGGCGCGCTTCTCTCCCAGCGCATTACCGCCGCCAAGGTCATCGCCTACGAAGAACTTGGTCCGGAGGCTATTCGGGAGCTGACGGTCAAGGACTTCCCGCTCCTGGTGATCAATGATTGCCACGGCGGGGAGCTGTACGTGAAACCAAACCTCGGCTAA
- a CDS encoding sulfide/dihydroorotate dehydrogenase-like FAD/NAD-binding protein, whose translation MPSRILRKRKLIPGATSELVIEAPHIAAKAKPGNFVILRVWEDGERIPLTIADADPDAGTITLVYLVMGKTTAHLETLDAGDDILDLCGPLGKATEIHKVDGPVICVGGGTGIAAMHHIAKGHHLAGNHVVTIIGARCEDLLLFRDELCSFCPEVLIATNDGSCGREGLVTDLLVERLTNDKTVAEVVAIGPVPMMRAVAEATKPFGVKTTVSLNSIMVDGIGMCGACRVSVGGETRFACVDGPEFDGHAVDFTELAARLTAFKDQERLSYEEFKSHGCKCSK comes from the coding sequence ATGCCAAGCCGAATCCTGCGCAAGCGAAAGCTCATTCCGGGCGCGACCAGCGAACTGGTCATCGAGGCCCCGCATATTGCGGCCAAGGCCAAGCCCGGCAACTTCGTGATCCTACGGGTCTGGGAAGACGGGGAACGCATCCCCCTGACGATTGCCGACGCCGACCCCGACGCCGGGACCATCACCCTGGTCTATCTGGTCATGGGCAAGACAACCGCCCATCTGGAGACCCTGGATGCCGGAGACGACATCCTGGACCTGTGCGGCCCGCTCGGCAAAGCGACCGAAATCCACAAGGTGGACGGACCGGTCATCTGCGTCGGCGGCGGCACCGGGATCGCGGCCATGCACCACATCGCCAAAGGCCATCATCTGGCCGGCAACCATGTGGTGACCATCATCGGCGCGCGCTGCGAGGATTTGCTGCTGTTTCGCGACGAACTATGCTCCTTTTGCCCCGAGGTCCTCATTGCCACCAACGACGGCAGCTGCGGCCGGGAAGGCCTGGTCACGGACCTGCTCGTCGAACGCCTGACAAACGACAAGACCGTGGCCGAAGTGGTGGCCATCGGTCCGGTCCCCATGATGCGGGCCGTGGCCGAGGCCACCAAACCGTTTGGCGTCAAAACCACGGTCAGCCTCAATTCCATCATGGTCGACGGCATCGGCATGTGCGGCGCGTGTCGCGTCAGTGTGGGCGGCGAAACCCGGTTTGCCTGCGTGGACGGTCCGGAATTCGACGGCCATGCCGTGGATTTCACCGAACTGGCCGCCCGGCTGACGGCTTTCAAGGATCAGGAACGTCTTTCCTACGAGGAGTTTAAGAGCCATGGCTGCAAATGCTCCAAGTAA